One window of the Misgurnus anguillicaudatus chromosome 8, ASM2758022v2, whole genome shotgun sequence genome contains the following:
- the rereb gene encoding arginine-glutamic acid dipeptide repeats protein isoform X2: MDDLFSPRRQLNSTQGEIRVGPSHQAKLPELQPSPALGTESVTDNEELVWAPGVNDCDLLMYLRAARSMAAFAGMCDGGSTEDGCLAASRDDTTLNALNTLHESQYDAAKALQCLVKKPVPKLIEKCWSEDEVKRFIRGLRQYGKNFFKIRKELLPSKKTGELITFYYYWKKTPEAVGSRPQRQQRRQPASRKVKTRNATAVANATSRTSSMELSSASEDDLDSEDSEQGGKGQACSHCLTTNSKDWQYGGRDNVLLCSSCHSHFSKHRRLPPVPKPADPPYLFKPVKEEEEGLGVRHGMKTRRSRVPPHMSSLRSGRNRSAGSTDRGASPNLEDVRSNGQSPRTSSTAMATRASSSDSKNGVAGKTNKIKVEVSIVKGVKRQRESTAPDADEPDRKNMKLPKSQEGPDSPSEGEGEGESSDSRSANDDGSSDTKDIDQDNRSSSPSLASPLQANESDSDSPAPPSAPVPAPATQPQQPAATPTSHTPSETPPSPQPSLPPSSSAPSPGASLATSKPTSVEVSQEVPSPNAFRTGPRVPEPPTSFSSSSSQQVQAQPFPGPPHYQHHPGQLPNPSAGTNQPLGFTSRPLHLESPLPPIPPTAASQVKPPPTTPIPPSHKQPPHLTAPPAHFLQIHPNLPPPPALKPLASLPSQHLPCSQPPPLHVIPQNNPSQPSVLTQTQNQQVKGHPSGAPSATASSHPPLPQNRPGPESTAPFALYPPSVPVPSHQPSAASSTSTPVGQPHIKEEPIDEEEECESPPPPRRSPSPEPTVVDIPSHASQSARFIKRLNRGYNSCARTDLYFTPLATSKLAKKREEAAERSRREAELSARQGRERERERERERERERERERERERDSDKASRASSSSHDSRMSDHLLAAHMQPGRPSFEPPPPTTVAAVPPYLGPDTPALRTLSEYARPHVMSPSNRNHPFFMPIGPGEHLLAYHMPGLYAVDPALRERELRELREREIRERMKPGFEVKPPELENTLHPSANPMEHFARHGALPLPHMAGPHPFHQFHPAMERNVAAPPRPEISYAERLTAERLHAERMASVAAGDPVARLQLLNVTPHHHQHSHIHSHLHLHQQDPLNQGSGPHPLDPLAAGPPLARFPYPPGAIPNPLLSELPHEHEMLRHPLFGASFPRDLPGPLGPMSAAHQLQAMQAQSAELQRLALEQQWLHGHAHLHSAPLPSQEDYYSRLKKEGDKQS, encoded by the exons ATGGACGACTTGTTCAGTCCGCGAAG gCAGCTGAACAGCACACAAGGAGAAATTCGAGTCGGACCAAGTCACCAG GCAAAACTACCTGAGTTGCAGCCTTCACCTGCTCTGGGAACAGAGTCTGTCACCGATAATGAGGAGTTGGTTTGGGCACCTGGGGTCAATGACTGCGACCTCCTCATGTACCTCCGGGCTGCCAG GAGCATGGCTGCTTTTGCGGGGATGTGTGATGGAGGTTCGACGGAAGATGGCTGTCTGGCAGCTTCAAGGGATGATACCACGTTGAACGCATTAAATACG CTCCATGAGAGTCAATATGATGCGGCTAAAGCTCTGCAGTGCCTGGTGAAGAAACCAGTTCCAAAACTGATTGAGAAATGCTGGTCAGAGGACGAAGTG AAACGGTTTATCAGAGGCCTCCGACAGTACGGCAAAAACTTCTTTAAAATACGCAAGGAGCTTCTACCTAGTAAGAAAACG GGTGAGCTTATCACGTTCTATTACTACTGGAAGAAAACTCCCGAAGCCGTGGGTTCACGACCACAGCGGCAACAAAGGAGGCAACCAGCTTCTCGCAAAGTAAAAACGCGCAACGCAACAGCTGTTGCCAATGCGACGTCGCGCACCTCCTCCA TGGAACTCAGTTCAGCCAGTGAAGATGACCTGGACAGTGAGGATAGTGAGCAGGGGGGCAAAGGTCAAGCCTGCAGTCACTGTCTAACCACTA actCCAAGGATTGGCAGTATGGCGGCAGAGATAACGTCTTGCTGTGCTCCAGTTGCCACTCGCACTTCAGTAAACATAGACGCCTGCCGCCCGTTCCCAAACCAGCTGATCCGCCCTACCTTTTCAAACCTGTGAAAGAGGAGGAAGAGGGGCTCGGCGTCAGACATGGGATGAAGACCAGACGAAGCCGGGTGCCGCCACAT ATGTCATCTCTTCGGAGTGGACGCAACAGGTCAGCCGGAAGCACAGACAGGGGCGCGTCTCCAAATCTTGAGGATGTACGCTCGAATGGTCAGTCGCCCAGAACCAGCTCAACTGCTATGGCAACCAGGGCATCCAGCTCTGATAGCAAAAACGGAGTTGCCGGGAAGACTAACAAG ATCAAAGTGGAGGTTTCTATAGTAAAGGGTGTGAAGAGACAGCGAGAGTCAACTGCTCCTGATGCTGATGAGCCAGATAGAAAAAACATGAAACTACCCAAGAGTCAG GAGGGACCCGATTCTCCATCGGAAGGCGAGGGTGAAGGCGAGAGCTCAGATAGCCGAAGCGCCAACGACGATGGCAGCAGCGACACTAAAGACATCGATCAGGACAACCGCAGCTCTTCGCCCAGCCTGGCCAGTCCTCTGCAGGCCAACGAGAGTGACTCTGACTCTCCAGCTCCGCCCTCTGCACCTGTACCGGCCCCAGCAACCCAACCCCAGCAGCCTGCTGCCACACCCACATCACACACCCCCTCTGAAACACCACCCTCACCTCAGCCCTCTTTACCACCATCTTCATCCGCACCATCACCTGGAGCATCTCTTGCCACCTCAAAGCCAACATCAGTTGAAGTTTCCCAGGAGGTGCCATCACCAAACGCTTTCAGGACCGGTCCCAGGGTACCCGAACCTCCCACCTCTTTTTCAAGCTCCTCGTCTCAGCAGGTGCAAGCCCAACCTTTCCCTGGGCCACCCCATTATCAGCACCATCCAGGCCAACTGCCGAATCCATCAGCTGGAACAAATCAGCCACTAGGATTTACTTCCAGGCCTTTACATCTAGAGAGTCCTCTTCCTCCCATCCCACCTACAGCAGCTTCTCAAGTCAAACCCCCTCCGACCACACCAATTCCACCTTCTCACAAGCAACCCCCTCACCTTACCGCTCCTCCAGCCCATTTCCTGCAGATCCACCCCAATTTGCCTCCACCTCCTGCCTTGAAACCTCTTGCTTCTCTGCCCTCACAACACTTGCCGTGCTCCCAGCCTCCTCCGCTGCACGTAATCCCTCAGAATAACCCTTCTCAGCCTTCCGTTCTGACTCAGACACAGAACCAGCAGGTCAAAGGTCATCCCAGTGGCGCTCCATCGGCTACAGCCAGTTCTCACCCGCCGCTCCCCCAAAATCGGCCTGGCCCAGAGTCCACCGCTCCATTCGCTCTTTATCCTCCTTCGGTTCCTGTCCCATCCCATCAGCCCTCTGCGGCCTCCTCAACGAGCACTCCTGTTGGACAACCCCATATCAAAGAGGAGCCAATCGATGAGGAGGAGGAGTGTGAAAGCCCGCCTCCCCCTCGCAGGAGTCCCTCACCAGAGCCGACAGTCGTTGACATACCCAGCCATGCAAGTCAGTCAGCAAG ATTTATCAAACGCCTCAACCGAGGCTACAACTCTTGTGCTCGCACAGACCTGTACTTTACTCCCCTGGCCACCTCAAAACTGGCCAAAAAACGAGAGGAAGCGGCGGAAAGATCCAGGAGAGAGGCAGAATTAAGTGCTCGCCAGGGacgtgagagagaaagagagagggaacgagagagggagagagagagagaaagagaacgagaaagGGAGAGAGATTCTGATAAAGCCTCA CGTGCTTCTAGCTCATCTCATGATAGTCGTATGAGTGATCACCTGCTAGCTGCCCATATGCAGCCAGGCCGGCCTTCATTTGAGCCGCCTCCTCCTACGACCGTGGCCGCCGTCCCACCGTATCTTGGCCCAGACACACCTGCCCTCCGCACACTCAGCGAGTACGCCCGCCCTCACGTCATGTCACCCAGCAATCGCAACCATCCTTTCTTCATGCCCATCGGGCCAGGTGAGCACCTGCTAGCCTACCACATGCCAGGTCTCTACGCCGTAGACCCCGCCCTCCGTGAGCGAGAGCTTCGCGAGCTTAGAGAGCGAGAGATTCGAGAAAGAATGAAGCCTGGATTTGAGGTCAAGCCTCCGGAGCTGGAGAACACACTGCATCCATCCGCTAATCCTATGGAGCATTTTGCCCGTCACGGTGCCCTGCCTCTGCCTCACATGGCTGGACCTCACCCCTTCCATCAGTTCCACCCAGCCATGGAGCGCAACGTAGCGGCACCCCCTCGGCCAGAGATCAGCTACGCCGAGCGTCTGACGGCTGAAAGGCTCCACGCCGAAAGAATGGCTTCCGTCGCTGCCGGCGACCCTGTTGCACGGTTACAGCTGCTCAATGTTACGCCGCACCATCACCAACACTCGCACATACACTCCCATCTTCATCTGCACCAGCAGGATCCTCTCAACCAAG GCTCAGGGCCTCATCCTCTGGACCCATTGGCCGCTGGCCCCCCTCTGGCACGATTCCCTTACCCTCCTGGTGCCATTCCCAACCCTCTACTCAGTGAGTTACCCCATGAGCACGAAATGCTGCGCCACCCTCTGTTTG GAGCATCGTTTCCTAGAGACTTACCTGGACCCTTGGGTCCCATGTCAGCTGCGCATCAGCTGCAGGCAATGCAGGCGCAGTCAGCAGAGCTGCAGCGGCTGGCTTTAGAACAGCAGTGGCTACATGGCCATGCACACTTGCATAGTGCTCCTCTCCCGAGCCAAGAAGACTACTACAG TCGACTGAAGAAAGAGGGAGACAAGCAGTCCTGA
- the rereb gene encoding arginine-glutamic acid dipeptide repeats protein isoform X3, producing MDDLFSPRRQLNSTQGEIRVGPSHQAKLPELQPSPALGTESVTDNEELVWAPGVNDCDLLMYLRAARSMAAFAGMCDGGSTEDGCLAASRDDTTLNALNTLHESQYDAAKALQCLVKKPVPKLIEKCWSEDEVKRFIRGLRQYGKNFFKIRKELLPSKKTGELITFYYYWKKTPEAVGSRPQRQQRRQPASRKVKTRNATAVANATSRTSSMELSSASEDDLDSEDSEQGGKGQACSHCLTTNSKDWQYGGRDNVLLCSSCHSHFSKHRRLPPVPKPADPPYLFKPVKEEEEGLGVRHGMKTRRSRVPPHMSSLRSGRNRSAGSTDRGASPNLEDVRSNGQSPRTSSTAMATRASSSDSKNGVAGKTNKKIKVEVSIVKGVKRQRESTAPDADEPDRKNMKLPKSQEGPDSPSEGEGEGESSDSRSANDDGSSDTKDIDQDNRSSSPSLASPLQANESDSDSPAPPSAPVPAPATQPQQPAATPTSHTPSETPPSPQPSLPPSSSAPSPGASLATSKPTSVEVSQEVPSPNAFRTGPRVPEPPTSFSSSSSQQVQAQPFPGPPHYQHHPGQLPNPSAGTNQPLGFTSRPLHLESPLPPIPPTAASQVKPPPTTPIPPSHKQPPHLTAPPAHFLQIHPNLPPPPALKPLASLPSQHLPCSQPPPLHVIPQNNPSQPSVLTQTQNQQVKGHPSGAPSATASSHPPLPQNRPGPESTAPFALYPPSVPVPSHQPSAASSTSTPVGQPHIKEEPIDEEEECESPPPPRRSPSPEPTVVDIPSHASQSARFIKRLNRGYNSCARTDLYFTPLATSKLAKKREEAAERSRREAELSARQGRERERERERERERERERERERERDSDKASRASSSSHDSRMSDHLLAAHMQPGRPSFEPPPPTTVAAVPPYLGPDTPALRTLSEYARPHVMSPSNRNHPFFMPIGPGEHLLAYHMPGLYAVDPALRERELRELREREIRERMKPGFEVKPPELENTLHPSANPMEHFARHGALPLPHMAGPHPFHQFHPAMERNVAAPPRPEISYAERLTAERLHAERMASVAAGDPVARLQLLNVTPHHHQHSHIHSHLHLHQQDPLNQGSGPHPLDPLAAGPPLARFPYPPGAIPNPLLRASFPRDLPGPLGPMSAAHQLQAMQAQSAELQRLALEQQWLHGHAHLHSAPLPSQEDYYSRLKKEGDKQS from the exons ATGGACGACTTGTTCAGTCCGCGAAG gCAGCTGAACAGCACACAAGGAGAAATTCGAGTCGGACCAAGTCACCAG GCAAAACTACCTGAGTTGCAGCCTTCACCTGCTCTGGGAACAGAGTCTGTCACCGATAATGAGGAGTTGGTTTGGGCACCTGGGGTCAATGACTGCGACCTCCTCATGTACCTCCGGGCTGCCAG GAGCATGGCTGCTTTTGCGGGGATGTGTGATGGAGGTTCGACGGAAGATGGCTGTCTGGCAGCTTCAAGGGATGATACCACGTTGAACGCATTAAATACG CTCCATGAGAGTCAATATGATGCGGCTAAAGCTCTGCAGTGCCTGGTGAAGAAACCAGTTCCAAAACTGATTGAGAAATGCTGGTCAGAGGACGAAGTG AAACGGTTTATCAGAGGCCTCCGACAGTACGGCAAAAACTTCTTTAAAATACGCAAGGAGCTTCTACCTAGTAAGAAAACG GGTGAGCTTATCACGTTCTATTACTACTGGAAGAAAACTCCCGAAGCCGTGGGTTCACGACCACAGCGGCAACAAAGGAGGCAACCAGCTTCTCGCAAAGTAAAAACGCGCAACGCAACAGCTGTTGCCAATGCGACGTCGCGCACCTCCTCCA TGGAACTCAGTTCAGCCAGTGAAGATGACCTGGACAGTGAGGATAGTGAGCAGGGGGGCAAAGGTCAAGCCTGCAGTCACTGTCTAACCACTA actCCAAGGATTGGCAGTATGGCGGCAGAGATAACGTCTTGCTGTGCTCCAGTTGCCACTCGCACTTCAGTAAACATAGACGCCTGCCGCCCGTTCCCAAACCAGCTGATCCGCCCTACCTTTTCAAACCTGTGAAAGAGGAGGAAGAGGGGCTCGGCGTCAGACATGGGATGAAGACCAGACGAAGCCGGGTGCCGCCACAT ATGTCATCTCTTCGGAGTGGACGCAACAGGTCAGCCGGAAGCACAGACAGGGGCGCGTCTCCAAATCTTGAGGATGTACGCTCGAATGGTCAGTCGCCCAGAACCAGCTCAACTGCTATGGCAACCAGGGCATCCAGCTCTGATAGCAAAAACGGAGTTGCCGGGAAGACTAACAAG AAGATCAAAGTGGAGGTTTCTATAGTAAAGGGTGTGAAGAGACAGCGAGAGTCAACTGCTCCTGATGCTGATGAGCCAGATAGAAAAAACATGAAACTACCCAAGAGTCAG GAGGGACCCGATTCTCCATCGGAAGGCGAGGGTGAAGGCGAGAGCTCAGATAGCCGAAGCGCCAACGACGATGGCAGCAGCGACACTAAAGACATCGATCAGGACAACCGCAGCTCTTCGCCCAGCCTGGCCAGTCCTCTGCAGGCCAACGAGAGTGACTCTGACTCTCCAGCTCCGCCCTCTGCACCTGTACCGGCCCCAGCAACCCAACCCCAGCAGCCTGCTGCCACACCCACATCACACACCCCCTCTGAAACACCACCCTCACCTCAGCCCTCTTTACCACCATCTTCATCCGCACCATCACCTGGAGCATCTCTTGCCACCTCAAAGCCAACATCAGTTGAAGTTTCCCAGGAGGTGCCATCACCAAACGCTTTCAGGACCGGTCCCAGGGTACCCGAACCTCCCACCTCTTTTTCAAGCTCCTCGTCTCAGCAGGTGCAAGCCCAACCTTTCCCTGGGCCACCCCATTATCAGCACCATCCAGGCCAACTGCCGAATCCATCAGCTGGAACAAATCAGCCACTAGGATTTACTTCCAGGCCTTTACATCTAGAGAGTCCTCTTCCTCCCATCCCACCTACAGCAGCTTCTCAAGTCAAACCCCCTCCGACCACACCAATTCCACCTTCTCACAAGCAACCCCCTCACCTTACCGCTCCTCCAGCCCATTTCCTGCAGATCCACCCCAATTTGCCTCCACCTCCTGCCTTGAAACCTCTTGCTTCTCTGCCCTCACAACACTTGCCGTGCTCCCAGCCTCCTCCGCTGCACGTAATCCCTCAGAATAACCCTTCTCAGCCTTCCGTTCTGACTCAGACACAGAACCAGCAGGTCAAAGGTCATCCCAGTGGCGCTCCATCGGCTACAGCCAGTTCTCACCCGCCGCTCCCCCAAAATCGGCCTGGCCCAGAGTCCACCGCTCCATTCGCTCTTTATCCTCCTTCGGTTCCTGTCCCATCCCATCAGCCCTCTGCGGCCTCCTCAACGAGCACTCCTGTTGGACAACCCCATATCAAAGAGGAGCCAATCGATGAGGAGGAGGAGTGTGAAAGCCCGCCTCCCCCTCGCAGGAGTCCCTCACCAGAGCCGACAGTCGTTGACATACCCAGCCATGCAAGTCAGTCAGCAAG ATTTATCAAACGCCTCAACCGAGGCTACAACTCTTGTGCTCGCACAGACCTGTACTTTACTCCCCTGGCCACCTCAAAACTGGCCAAAAAACGAGAGGAAGCGGCGGAAAGATCCAGGAGAGAGGCAGAATTAAGTGCTCGCCAGGGacgtgagagagaaagagagagggaacgagagagggagagagagagagaaagagaacgagaaagGGAGAGAGATTCTGATAAAGCCTCA CGTGCTTCTAGCTCATCTCATGATAGTCGTATGAGTGATCACCTGCTAGCTGCCCATATGCAGCCAGGCCGGCCTTCATTTGAGCCGCCTCCTCCTACGACCGTGGCCGCCGTCCCACCGTATCTTGGCCCAGACACACCTGCCCTCCGCACACTCAGCGAGTACGCCCGCCCTCACGTCATGTCACCCAGCAATCGCAACCATCCTTTCTTCATGCCCATCGGGCCAGGTGAGCACCTGCTAGCCTACCACATGCCAGGTCTCTACGCCGTAGACCCCGCCCTCCGTGAGCGAGAGCTTCGCGAGCTTAGAGAGCGAGAGATTCGAGAAAGAATGAAGCCTGGATTTGAGGTCAAGCCTCCGGAGCTGGAGAACACACTGCATCCATCCGCTAATCCTATGGAGCATTTTGCCCGTCACGGTGCCCTGCCTCTGCCTCACATGGCTGGACCTCACCCCTTCCATCAGTTCCACCCAGCCATGGAGCGCAACGTAGCGGCACCCCCTCGGCCAGAGATCAGCTACGCCGAGCGTCTGACGGCTGAAAGGCTCCACGCCGAAAGAATGGCTTCCGTCGCTGCCGGCGACCCTGTTGCACGGTTACAGCTGCTCAATGTTACGCCGCACCATCACCAACACTCGCACATACACTCCCATCTTCATCTGCACCAGCAGGATCCTCTCAACCAAG GCTCAGGGCCTCATCCTCTGGACCCATTGGCCGCTGGCCCCCCTCTGGCACGATTCCCTTACCCTCCTGGTGCCATTCCCAACCCTCTACTCA GAGCATCGTTTCCTAGAGACTTACCTGGACCCTTGGGTCCCATGTCAGCTGCGCATCAGCTGCAGGCAATGCAGGCGCAGTCAGCAGAGCTGCAGCGGCTGGCTTTAGAACAGCAGTGGCTACATGGCCATGCACACTTGCATAGTGCTCCTCTCCCGAGCCAAGAAGACTACTACAG TCGACTGAAGAAAGAGGGAGACAAGCAGTCCTGA
- the rereb gene encoding arginine-glutamic acid dipeptide repeats protein isoform X1, with amino-acid sequence MDDLFSPRRQLNSTQGEIRVGPSHQAKLPELQPSPALGTESVTDNEELVWAPGVNDCDLLMYLRAARSMAAFAGMCDGGSTEDGCLAASRDDTTLNALNTLHESQYDAAKALQCLVKKPVPKLIEKCWSEDEVKRFIRGLRQYGKNFFKIRKELLPSKKTGELITFYYYWKKTPEAVGSRPQRQQRRQPASRKVKTRNATAVANATSRTSSMELSSASEDDLDSEDSEQGGKGQACSHCLTTNSKDWQYGGRDNVLLCSSCHSHFSKHRRLPPVPKPADPPYLFKPVKEEEEGLGVRHGMKTRRSRVPPHMSSLRSGRNRSAGSTDRGASPNLEDVRSNGQSPRTSSTAMATRASSSDSKNGVAGKTNKKIKVEVSIVKGVKRQRESTAPDADEPDRKNMKLPKSQEGPDSPSEGEGEGESSDSRSANDDGSSDTKDIDQDNRSSSPSLASPLQANESDSDSPAPPSAPVPAPATQPQQPAATPTSHTPSETPPSPQPSLPPSSSAPSPGASLATSKPTSVEVSQEVPSPNAFRTGPRVPEPPTSFSSSSSQQVQAQPFPGPPHYQHHPGQLPNPSAGTNQPLGFTSRPLHLESPLPPIPPTAASQVKPPPTTPIPPSHKQPPHLTAPPAHFLQIHPNLPPPPALKPLASLPSQHLPCSQPPPLHVIPQNNPSQPSVLTQTQNQQVKGHPSGAPSATASSHPPLPQNRPGPESTAPFALYPPSVPVPSHQPSAASSTSTPVGQPHIKEEPIDEEEECESPPPPRRSPSPEPTVVDIPSHASQSARFIKRLNRGYNSCARTDLYFTPLATSKLAKKREEAAERSRREAELSARQGRERERERERERERERERERERERDSDKASRASSSSHDSRMSDHLLAAHMQPGRPSFEPPPPTTVAAVPPYLGPDTPALRTLSEYARPHVMSPSNRNHPFFMPIGPGEHLLAYHMPGLYAVDPALRERELRELREREIRERMKPGFEVKPPELENTLHPSANPMEHFARHGALPLPHMAGPHPFHQFHPAMERNVAAPPRPEISYAERLTAERLHAERMASVAAGDPVARLQLLNVTPHHHQHSHIHSHLHLHQQDPLNQGSGPHPLDPLAAGPPLARFPYPPGAIPNPLLSELPHEHEMLRHPLFGASFPRDLPGPLGPMSAAHQLQAMQAQSAELQRLALEQQWLHGHAHLHSAPLPSQEDYYSRLKKEGDKQS; translated from the exons ATGGACGACTTGTTCAGTCCGCGAAG gCAGCTGAACAGCACACAAGGAGAAATTCGAGTCGGACCAAGTCACCAG GCAAAACTACCTGAGTTGCAGCCTTCACCTGCTCTGGGAACAGAGTCTGTCACCGATAATGAGGAGTTGGTTTGGGCACCTGGGGTCAATGACTGCGACCTCCTCATGTACCTCCGGGCTGCCAG GAGCATGGCTGCTTTTGCGGGGATGTGTGATGGAGGTTCGACGGAAGATGGCTGTCTGGCAGCTTCAAGGGATGATACCACGTTGAACGCATTAAATACG CTCCATGAGAGTCAATATGATGCGGCTAAAGCTCTGCAGTGCCTGGTGAAGAAACCAGTTCCAAAACTGATTGAGAAATGCTGGTCAGAGGACGAAGTG AAACGGTTTATCAGAGGCCTCCGACAGTACGGCAAAAACTTCTTTAAAATACGCAAGGAGCTTCTACCTAGTAAGAAAACG GGTGAGCTTATCACGTTCTATTACTACTGGAAGAAAACTCCCGAAGCCGTGGGTTCACGACCACAGCGGCAACAAAGGAGGCAACCAGCTTCTCGCAAAGTAAAAACGCGCAACGCAACAGCTGTTGCCAATGCGACGTCGCGCACCTCCTCCA TGGAACTCAGTTCAGCCAGTGAAGATGACCTGGACAGTGAGGATAGTGAGCAGGGGGGCAAAGGTCAAGCCTGCAGTCACTGTCTAACCACTA actCCAAGGATTGGCAGTATGGCGGCAGAGATAACGTCTTGCTGTGCTCCAGTTGCCACTCGCACTTCAGTAAACATAGACGCCTGCCGCCCGTTCCCAAACCAGCTGATCCGCCCTACCTTTTCAAACCTGTGAAAGAGGAGGAAGAGGGGCTCGGCGTCAGACATGGGATGAAGACCAGACGAAGCCGGGTGCCGCCACAT ATGTCATCTCTTCGGAGTGGACGCAACAGGTCAGCCGGAAGCACAGACAGGGGCGCGTCTCCAAATCTTGAGGATGTACGCTCGAATGGTCAGTCGCCCAGAACCAGCTCAACTGCTATGGCAACCAGGGCATCCAGCTCTGATAGCAAAAACGGAGTTGCCGGGAAGACTAACAAG AAGATCAAAGTGGAGGTTTCTATAGTAAAGGGTGTGAAGAGACAGCGAGAGTCAACTGCTCCTGATGCTGATGAGCCAGATAGAAAAAACATGAAACTACCCAAGAGTCAG GAGGGACCCGATTCTCCATCGGAAGGCGAGGGTGAAGGCGAGAGCTCAGATAGCCGAAGCGCCAACGACGATGGCAGCAGCGACACTAAAGACATCGATCAGGACAACCGCAGCTCTTCGCCCAGCCTGGCCAGTCCTCTGCAGGCCAACGAGAGTGACTCTGACTCTCCAGCTCCGCCCTCTGCACCTGTACCGGCCCCAGCAACCCAACCCCAGCAGCCTGCTGCCACACCCACATCACACACCCCCTCTGAAACACCACCCTCACCTCAGCCCTCTTTACCACCATCTTCATCCGCACCATCACCTGGAGCATCTCTTGCCACCTCAAAGCCAACATCAGTTGAAGTTTCCCAGGAGGTGCCATCACCAAACGCTTTCAGGACCGGTCCCAGGGTACCCGAACCTCCCACCTCTTTTTCAAGCTCCTCGTCTCAGCAGGTGCAAGCCCAACCTTTCCCTGGGCCACCCCATTATCAGCACCATCCAGGCCAACTGCCGAATCCATCAGCTGGAACAAATCAGCCACTAGGATTTACTTCCAGGCCTTTACATCTAGAGAGTCCTCTTCCTCCCATCCCACCTACAGCAGCTTCTCAAGTCAAACCCCCTCCGACCACACCAATTCCACCTTCTCACAAGCAACCCCCTCACCTTACCGCTCCTCCAGCCCATTTCCTGCAGATCCACCCCAATTTGCCTCCACCTCCTGCCTTGAAACCTCTTGCTTCTCTGCCCTCACAACACTTGCCGTGCTCCCAGCCTCCTCCGCTGCACGTAATCCCTCAGAATAACCCTTCTCAGCCTTCCGTTCTGACTCAGACACAGAACCAGCAGGTCAAAGGTCATCCCAGTGGCGCTCCATCGGCTACAGCCAGTTCTCACCCGCCGCTCCCCCAAAATCGGCCTGGCCCAGAGTCCACCGCTCCATTCGCTCTTTATCCTCCTTCGGTTCCTGTCCCATCCCATCAGCCCTCTGCGGCCTCCTCAACGAGCACTCCTGTTGGACAACCCCATATCAAAGAGGAGCCAATCGATGAGGAGGAGGAGTGTGAAAGCCCGCCTCCCCCTCGCAGGAGTCCCTCACCAGAGCCGACAGTCGTTGACATACCCAGCCATGCAAGTCAGTCAGCAAG ATTTATCAAACGCCTCAACCGAGGCTACAACTCTTGTGCTCGCACAGACCTGTACTTTACTCCCCTGGCCACCTCAAAACTGGCCAAAAAACGAGAGGAAGCGGCGGAAAGATCCAGGAGAGAGGCAGAATTAAGTGCTCGCCAGGGacgtgagagagaaagagagagggaacgagagagggagagagagagagaaagagaacgagaaagGGAGAGAGATTCTGATAAAGCCTCA CGTGCTTCTAGCTCATCTCATGATAGTCGTATGAGTGATCACCTGCTAGCTGCCCATATGCAGCCAGGCCGGCCTTCATTTGAGCCGCCTCCTCCTACGACCGTGGCCGCCGTCCCACCGTATCTTGGCCCAGACACACCTGCCCTCCGCACACTCAGCGAGTACGCCCGCCCTCACGTCATGTCACCCAGCAATCGCAACCATCCTTTCTTCATGCCCATCGGGCCAGGTGAGCACCTGCTAGCCTACCACATGCCAGGTCTCTACGCCGTAGACCCCGCCCTCCGTGAGCGAGAGCTTCGCGAGCTTAGAGAGCGAGAGATTCGAGAAAGAATGAAGCCTGGATTTGAGGTCAAGCCTCCGGAGCTGGAGAACACACTGCATCCATCCGCTAATCCTATGGAGCATTTTGCCCGTCACGGTGCCCTGCCTCTGCCTCACATGGCTGGACCTCACCCCTTCCATCAGTTCCACCCAGCCATGGAGCGCAACGTAGCGGCACCCCCTCGGCCAGAGATCAGCTACGCCGAGCGTCTGACGGCTGAAAGGCTCCACGCCGAAAGAATGGCTTCCGTCGCTGCCGGCGACCCTGTTGCACGGTTACAGCTGCTCAATGTTACGCCGCACCATCACCAACACTCGCACATACACTCCCATCTTCATCTGCACCAGCAGGATCCTCTCAACCAAG GCTCAGGGCCTCATCCTCTGGACCCATTGGCCGCTGGCCCCCCTCTGGCACGATTCCCTTACCCTCCTGGTGCCATTCCCAACCCTCTACTCAGTGAGTTACCCCATGAGCACGAAATGCTGCGCCACCCTCTGTTTG GAGCATCGTTTCCTAGAGACTTACCTGGACCCTTGGGTCCCATGTCAGCTGCGCATCAGCTGCAGGCAATGCAGGCGCAGTCAGCAGAGCTGCAGCGGCTGGCTTTAGAACAGCAGTGGCTACATGGCCATGCACACTTGCATAGTGCTCCTCTCCCGAGCCAAGAAGACTACTACAG TCGACTGAAGAAAGAGGGAGACAAGCAGTCCTGA